The window AAGGAAGATCTCCAAAATCTTTATCAGAACTTTCCATTGCTTTAGAAAGCAATGTATTCTTTACAACTGCAAGCTGTATATTAGCCTTGAAACAAGCTCTTCTTAAATTAGAAGTCGTTTGTGCATCTAATCCAGAAATATCTGCTAGATAGATAATCGAGTTCTCAGCTAACTGTGCAGTTAAATCTTCTATTACTGTTAATTTTTCTTCTCTTGTCATGATTGAAAAAAATTTCTAACTACCAATTAAACTGCTTTCGGATCTACCGGTACACTAGGACTCATAGTACTAGAGATATTAATACTCTTAATATAAGTACCTTTAGCTGCAGTTGGCTTCAATTTGATTAATGTTGAAATTAATTCGTTCGCGTTACCAGCTATTTGCTCTGGAGTAAATGAAGCTTTACCGATAGCTACATGAACGATCCCAGTTTTATCAACTTTAAAATCAATCTTACCAGCCTTTACTTCCTTAACTGCCTTTGCTACATCCATAGTAACGGTCCCTGTCTTTGGGTTAGGCATTAAACCACGAGGCCCTAAAATACGACCTAGAGGACCTAATTTCCCCATTACGCTTGGCATAGTGATAATCACATCAACATCTGTCCAACCGTCTTTTATCTTTTGTAGATACTCATCTAAACCTACATAATCCGCTCCTGCCGCTTTAGCCTCTTCTTCTTTATCGGGAGTTACCAACGCAAGCACCTTAACATCTTTACCTGTACCGTGTGGAAGTGTAACAACACCTCTTACCATCTGATTGGCTTTACGAGGGTCTACTCCTAACCTTACAGCTAAATCTACCGATGCATCGAATTTAACATTAGTGATTTCCTTAACTAAAGCTGAAGCTTCTTGTACAGAATACAATTTGTTTCTGTCTACTTTCGCTAAAGCCTCTTTATGCTTTTTTGTCAATTTTGCCATTTCTAGATTCTTTTAAGATTAAAAAGGCTTATCACCTGTTACCGTTATACCCATAGATCTTGCAGTACCCGCAACCATACTCATCGCAGATTCAACTGTAAACGCATTTAAATCCTGCATTTTGTCTTCTGCAATAGTTTTCACCTGATCCCAAGTGATCTTAGCTACTTTTTTACGATTAGGCTCTCCCGAACCACTTTTAATCTTAGCCGCTTCCAATAGCTGAACTGCCGCTGGCGGTGTCTTTACGACAAAGTCGAACGACTTGTCACTATAAACCGTGATAACAACAGGTAATACTTTACCCTGTTTGTCCTGCGTACGAGCATTGAACTGCTTACAGAACTCCATGATGTTAACTCCGGCAGCACCTAAAGCGGGTCCAACCGGCGGCGATGGGTTCGCTGCGCCTCCCCTAACTTGTAGTTTAACTACTTTACTTACTTCTTTTGCCATTGTTATAGTTCAATTTAAAACAATTATGATCGCCTAATAAGGAAGCTAGGCGAATCTATATTTGCGTAACAAATTAAATTTTCTCCACTTGCATATAACTCAACTCCAATGGCGTCTTCCTTCCAAAGATCTTTACCATCACCTCGAGCTTACGCTTCTCTTCATTAACCTTCTCTACCGTTCCGTTGAACCCGTTAAAAGGACCATCGATCACTTTAACAGTCTCTCCAACCGTATACGGTATTGCCACATTATCAGTCTTAACAGAAAGCTCATCAACTTTTCCTAGCATCCTATTTACCTCAGACCTCCTTAAAGGAACCGGATCTCCTCCTTTAACTTCCCCCAAGAAACCGATTACCCCTGTAATCGACTTAATAACGTGCGCGACTTCACCTCCCAGGTTGGCCTTCACCATAACATAACCTGGAAAATAAACCCGTTCTTTATTTATTTTTTTTCCATTTCGTATCTGCACCACTTTTTCCGTTGGCACCAACACTTCTTCCACATAATCTTCGAAACCAAGGCGCGCCACTTCATTTTCAATGTAGTTTTTAACCTTGTTTTCCTGACCACTTACAGCCCTAACCACATACCATTGTTTCTTCAACCCTTCTGCCATCTCTCTTTATGGTTTAACCGATTAAATCAAAATAAAAACCAATCAACCTGGTAAATACAGTATCAACACCCCAGGTTGCTAAAGAAAACAAAATAGAAAAAACAGCAACAGTAACCATTAATTTCTGAGCATCCGCCCATGTAGGCCATGTCACGTTTGTTTTTAATTCCTCAAAAGATTCCTTTATGTAGTTTATTACTGTCATAGCTTAAGTCTTTCTAGCACGGGTGGAGAGATTCGAACTCCCATCAACGGTTTTGGAGACCGCTATTCTGCCATTGAACTACACCCGTATTCAAGTCTTAAGGCATCCCGATGCTTCGGGACACCTCAAAACCATATATATTGTGAAATTAGTCTAAAATTTCAGTTACCTGACCAGCACCTACTGTTCTACCACCTTCACGGATAGCGAAACGTAAACCTACGCTACAAGCAACAGGGCTTAATAGATCTACAGTGATTGTCAAGTTATCACCCGGCATAACCATCTCAACACCATCAGGAAGTGAAATAGTACCGGTTACGTCTGTTGTTCTCAAGTAGAACTGAGGACGGTAGTTGTTATGGAACGGAGTATGACGACCACCTTCTTCTTTCTTAAGGATATACACCTCTGCTTTAAATTTAGCATGCGGCTTAACAGAACCTGGCTTACAGATTACCATACCTCTCTTAATATCGGTTTTCTCGATACCTCTTAAAAGTAAACCTACGTTATCACCAGCTTCACCTCTATCAAGTATTTTACGGAACATCTCAACCCCTGTAATCGTAGAAGTCAATTTCTCAGCTCCCATACCGATGATCTCAACAGGATCTCCTGTATTTGCGATACCAGTCTCGATACGACCAGTTGCAACTGTACCACGACCTGTAATTGTAAATACATCTTCGATCGGCATTAAGAAATCCTTATCTACGTCACGCTTAGGAAGTTCGATCCAGTTATCAACAGCATCCATAAGCGCCAATACAGTATCAACCCACTTTTGCTCACCATTAAGAGCACCAAGAGCAGAACCAGAAACTACAGGACCATTATCTCCATCATAGTCATAGAAAGAAAGCAATTCTCTAACTTCCATCTCTACCAACTCTAAAAGCTCCTCATCATCAACCATATCAACCTTGTTCAAGAAAACAACGATTCTTGGAACACCTACCTGACGACCTAAAAGGATATGCTCACGAGTTTGCGGCATAGGACCATCAGTAGCAGCTACCACCAAAATAGCACCATCCATCTGAGCAGCACCGGTTACCATGTTTTTAACGTAATCGGCGTGACCTGGACAGTCAACGTGTGCATAGTGACGATTAGCAGTTTGATATTCAACGTGTGAAGTATTAATTGTAATACCTCTTTCTTTCTCTTCCGGAGCGTTATCGATTGAATCGAAAGAACGCGCATCAGAAAGTCCAGCATCTGCCAACACTTTAGTAATAGCAGCAGTTAGGGTAGTTTTACCGTGATCTACGTGTCCAATAGTACCAATATTTAAGTGCGGTTTGGAACGATCAAAAGTTTCCTTTGCCATGATTTAATAATTTTAATCTTAGTTATATATTAGTGTTCAAAAATAAACAACATATGAGCCAACGACGGGATTTGAACCCGTGACCTCTTCCTTACCAAGGAAGCACTCTACCCCTGAGCTACGTCGGCTTGAAAATTTAAAAGAGCGGGAGACGAGGGTCGAACTCGCGACATTCAGCTTGGAAGGCTGACGCTCTACCAACTGAGCTACTCCCGCTTATTAAACAAACAACTCAACAATAGAGTCGTTAACAGTACTCGTGGGGAGAGCAGGATTCGAACCTGCGAAGGTAAAAACCAACAGATTTACAGTCTGTCCTCGTTGGCCGCTTGAGTATCTCCCCAAACCATTAATTATATGAACTTTTACTTTATTTCCTATTGAGCCGATGGAGGGACTCGAACCCACGACCTGCTGATTACAAATCAGCTGCTCTAGCCAGCTGAGCTACATCGGCAAACACAATAAAAAAGCCCGCTATTTCTAACGGACTGCAAATGTATATATTTTATTTTTTTTTCAAAACAAAATATCTAAAATTTTTATTCTAGATATGTGTCCTTAACTTTTCTTTGCGTTTTACCAATACACGCTCCAACGAACTGGCGGCACTGTCAACAGCCTCTTCAAATGTCTTACATTGCTTTTTCACTATAAATTCATCTCCCGGGACATGCACCTTAACCTCCACAACTTTATTTTCCTTTTGACTCGTTTTCTGCACTTTCAAGTATACATCGGAATGTATTACCCTGTCATAAAAAACCTCTAGCTTATCCATTCTCCTCTGAATGAAATCGATCAACTTTTGGTCTGCTGCAAAATTCACAGATTGAGTGTGTACTTTCATTACGCTTATTTTTTAAGGTTAAACAATTAAAACGGCAAGAATGAGGATTAATTGTTTCTAGGATGGTTCCCGTAGGCTTTTTTCAATTCCTCCATACTATTATGAGTATACACCTGAGTAGAAGCTAAACTAGAATGACCCAACAATTCTTTTACCGCATTTAAATCTGCACCATTGTTCAGTAAATGAGTAGCAAATGTATGTCTGAGTATATGCGGACTCTTCTTTACCTTAGTGGATGCTCTACTAAAATAATTATTTATTACTCTATAAACAAACGTTTCATAAATTTTATGACCCGACTTTAACAAAAACAAGAAGCCCTCCGGATTCTTATTTTCAAGCTCCTTCCTATACCTCAAATACTTATGCAAAGAATCTTCTACAAAAGGCAATAAAGGAGCTAGTCGCTCTTTATTTCTCTTACCAAGGATCCTGATCGTTTTATTGAAAAAGTCCACATCCCTTTCTTTCAGCCCGATCAATTCTGCCCTCCTCATCCCTGTTGCGTAAAACATTTCCACCAACAACCTGTCCCTGCTCGACTCAAACGTATCTTCTGCAGACATTAAAGCAAACACACTTTTCATTTCATCTTCAGAAAAAGGCACTTCAAGCTTCTTAACCGTTTTTAAAGCCTTGTGTTTAGACAGGGGATTAACGGCAACGACACCTATTTTCAACAAAAACCTATAATACGCCTTAAGAGAAGAAACCTTTCTGTTCACCGACCTGTTACTTATTCCACTTTCTACAAGGCTAATGATCCACGATCTGATCTGCGCATAGTTCACATCATCGATCACACCGTCATCATACTCCGCTTCACAATAAGATGAAAACTCCGTTAAGTCATTAATATAAGCTGTAATCGTATGCGAAGAATAATTCTTTTCCAACAAAAGATACTCCTGAAACTTCTGAAAAGACATAAAAAAACCGTTATTAAACAAAGTTATAAAACTTTATCCAATAACGGCTTTAAAATTATTTACATCCCGGAACTATATCTCTTCCTGATCTCTTAATCCCTGAATGTATTGTGCTTTCTGAATTTCAGCTCTTCTTTGAACAGAAGGTTTCGTAAACTGCTGTCTGCCTCTCAGCTGACGCATAGTCCCTGTTCTGTCAAACTTACGCTTGTAACGCTTTAGCGCTCTATCTATATTTTCTCCTTCTTTTATTGGTATAATTAGCATGCTCTACACACCTCCTTTCATTTGGACGGCAAATATACTAATTAATAAAAACCGAACAACTAAAAATCACAAAAAATCACTTTCTTATTTTAGTATATGCCGAGAGATCACTAATTTTTGGATCTCAGTAGTTCCTTCTCCTATGGTACAAAGCTTAGAATCCCTGTAAAATTTCTCTACCGGGAAATCCTTGGTATAACCATACCCTCCATGAATCTGAACAGCCTCATTGGCTACCTTCACACAAACTTCTGAAGCATACATCTTGGCCATCGCCCCGATTTTGGTCATCCTCCTTCCCGCATTCTTTTCAAAAGCAGCCTTGTGCAACAATAATTCTGAAGCCTCTATTTCGGTTGCCATATCCGCCAACTTAAAAGAAATCCCCTGAAACTCAGAAATCGGCTTTCCAAACTGAACGCGTTCTTTCGAGTATTTTAAAGCTGCCTCATAAGCCCCCCTAGCAATACCGAGAGAAAGAGCTCCTATCGAAATCCTCCCCCCGTCCAACACCTTCATTGCCTGGACAAACCCGTCTCCAACCTCTCCCAACCTGTTGGTATCGGGAATTCTGCAATCCTGAAAGATCAGCTCTGCGGTTTCACTGGCTCTCATTCCCAGTTTATTCTCCTTCTTACCGCTGGAAAACCCCGGAGTTCCCTTTTCTACAACAAAAGCCGTCATTCCATGCGAATCGCCTTTTTCTCCGGTTCTTACGATCACTACGGCCATATCTCCCGAAATACCGTGCGTAATAAAGTTCTTCGCCCCGTTAAGCACCCACTCACTTCCTTCTTTAACCGCTGTAGTGTTCATCCCTCCGGCATCAGAGCCTGTATTATGCTCCGTCAGACCCCAGGCACCAATCCATGCTCCGGAGGCTAATTTAGGAAGCCATTTTGCCTTTTGTTCCTCACTACCGAATTCTAAAACATGATTCGTACACAACGAATTGTGTGCAGCAACCGAAAGCCCGATTGCCGGATCAACTTTAGAGATCTCTTCTATAATAGCTATGTACTCATGGTACGACAGTCCAGACCCACCATACTGTTCAGGCACCAGAACCCCCATAAAGCCCATTTCACCGGCTTTCTTAAAAACCTCAACGGGAAACAGCTGTTCTTCATCCCATTCCAATACATTAGGAGCTATATATTGTTTTGCAAAATCTCGTGCCGAATTTGCAACCATTTCCTGCATTTCAGAATAATCAAAATTCATTTTTGTCACCAATTCTGTATTCATTATTCAATAACTTTTAATCAACCGTCAAATATACTTGAATTAGATTTATTTTATCTGAAGGAAATCCCTGAATTTTTGTTAATTCTGCCAAATCCTTTATTTCCCCTTTCTTCGTTCTGTACATTACAATTGCTGTCGCAAAATCTTTATCTATGTACACATGCGATGTCAATTGTTTTACACTCGCTTCATTTACATTCATTTTTCTGATTGCAGACAGATCATCTACTTTAAATTTACGAAATATCCGGCGAACAACCAGGCTGTCTAATCCATATACCTCGTATAGCTGGTTCATCTCTATATACCCGCCGAGCAGGCCCCTGTATTTCAAAATCCTGTTTGAAAATACTTTTCCTACTCCTTTGATTTTCATTAATTCGCGAGATTCCGCTTTATTTATATCCAACTTGCCCTCTACACCGCTTTCTTCACCGTTTAAATGTTGATGTGTAATCTGCGGGGATACTCTTTTTAGCTCCGGAAACCGGAAGTAAGGACTTATAATCTTCAATAAAGAATCGGAGAGCTCCGTCACCTCTTTAAATTCCTTAACCGAATTCACATACATTCCCTTTTTCCTATACTCATAGAGTCTGTCCAGTTCTGCCGGAGCCATCCCCAGCGAATACCCTTTAAAATCATCTATATAATTCGGATTAAACCTGTATACCTCATAAGCCCTTTCCTGTTTCAGGTCGTTCAGGGAATCCAGACCGTTTTCGGCTTCCAAAAGACTCCAGAATCTGGATTCGTATGACCGGTCCGTAAAAAAAGAGAACAACCGGACCGTTAAAATAATTACCACCAAAAAAAACATCCCATTTCTCTGGCTTCTGTTAAACCTGAAATGGGATGTAGCTTTCATTGTTTTTTGATCCGGTTAACTTGTCGCTTGCTGCGTGTCTGTAGTTGCAGCTCCCTGACGTTCTTTTTTAAAGAGCTTATTGTTTTTTAATTTACTCCAGTATTCATTAAGATCTTTACGGACTTCTCCACTCATCATATAGAGACCTATAATATTAGGGAACGACATTGCAAGAATCATCATATCAGAAAAATCCAATACCGCCCCAAGGCTTACAGAAGCTCCTATTACTACAAATACCAAAAACAACATTTTATATACAAACTCCGTACGCTTGCTCTTTCCGAAAAGATAAGTCCAGGCTCTCATCCCGTAATAAGACCATGATATCATCGTTGAAAATGCAAAAAGAAAAACAGCTACGGCAAGCACATAAGGGAACCAGCTGATAACACTTTCAAAGGCATCAGAGGTTAATTGCGCTCCTCCTAATCCCTGCACTTCGTGCATTCCTGTAAAGATCAGCACCAAAGCAGTTAAGGTACATACGACAACAGTATCGATAAACGGCTCCAATAAGGCTACAAAACCTTCTGAGGGCGGATGATTGGTTTTAGCCGTACTATGCGCAATCGCAGCCGAACCAACCCCAGCCTCATTCGAAAATGCCGCACGTTGAAAACCGACTATCAATACACCTATAACACCTCCTTTTAATGCACTTGGAGTAAAAGCCCCATCTATAATTGCTGAAAAAGCAGGGATAATATTTTCAATATTCATAAAGATAACGACCAATGCCGCCAATACATATATGGAAGCCATTACAGGTACCACCTTACCTGTTACCCTTGCTATACTGTTAATTCCACCAATAATTACAACCCCTACCAATACAGCAGTAATAACACCGAACAAAGGTCCGTTACCCTGTAGCATCGGGAACTGGCTCGACAACTGTTCAAAAGACTGGTTAGCCTGAAACATATTACCGCCACCAAAAGAAGCACCGACAGCCAAAACCGCAAATAATCCTGCCAGCACCTTACCCAGTCCTTTTAAATTTCTTTTTTCCAAACCATACCTCAAATAATTCATCGGCCCTCCGAATACCCTTCCATCAGGAAGTATATCCCTGTACTTAACACCCAGAGTACACTCAACGAATTTTGAAGACATCCCCAGCAATCCGGCTACAATCATCCATAAGGTAGCTCCTGCTCCTCCCAATGAAATTGCAACTGCCACTCCTGCTATATTCCCCAAACCGACTGTTCCGGAAACAGCTGTGGCCAATGCCTGAAAGTGAGTTACCTGCCCCGGTGCATCAGGGTCGTCATACTTCCCTTTTGCCAGGTCTACCGAATGCCTGAATCCTCTTATATTGATAAAGCCCATTCTGAGAGTGAAGAATGTGGCTCCAAGTAAAAGCCATACCACTATAAAAGGAATATTCTTTGTTTGGGGGTCTCCGTTAGGGTGCAACAAGACAATCTGCTCGTCATATTCAATTTCTGCCAGATAATGAGCACCTTGCTCAATCACATGTTTAGGATTATCTGAATTATATATTACTCCTCCTTCTTTTACAAGGTAATTAAGCGTACCGCTTACCGATGACACAACCTCTTCTTCTGCCCCTGAGGCTCTTGACACAATAGCTATGGGCTCTCCTTTTTTAACTTTAGCCCCTTCCGGTTTCAACCATTTTTTCAACACAAACTTATCGTCTATTTCAGACGACCAACCCGGAGCACCCACAAGTTTTACATCGGCATAAACCACCGGATCGTACAATCCGGTCGCCGCAAAAGGGTCCCAGAACAAAACTGACCCGATAGCTGCCACTGCCGGGGTCATCGTACCATTAAAAATTTCAGCAATCGCCCTGGCAGGAACTTCGTACTCTTTAGTTACAGTCAGTCCGTTTGCATCGGTAACAGTTACCGTATACGGAATACCTTCAACCAATCCCGATGCTATATTCGAATTTAGCGGCGTAGATTGATTACTCCACTTATATGTATAAGGTTCTTGCCCGCCTTCAACTTTAATCGATATTTGTCCGTCATTAATTACCCTGGAAGGATTATCTATCGTCTCCTTTACTACGAGTTCTTGCGAATAGGCAACAACAGATATAGCCATCATTAATAGCAAGAGAAAAGGTTTCTTCATAATATACTTTTTCGTTAATTTTAGGTTAGGTTATGTTTATCAGGACGCCAATATCTTAAAAATTATCAATCAAGACAAATTTTATGTATTATATGTAACGTCACTTGGTATTGAAAATCAATCAGTATAGCTGTTATTATTCCAGACAAGAAGCATCTGTTTATATTTTGTCTGAAGCTGACTCATACTTCAGAGGAGGGACAGGTATTTTGTTCTTCTCATTCTTTTGGTTTTGGTTCATTAACTGTTTGATTGCAGAAAAATGTTTAGTTATGCATAACTTTCTTTTATATGAAACATTTCATTCAATCTTTTAATTTGTTCGGGTCTTCCCAATACTACCAACTTGCAGCTTGGAAGTAACCTGGTATCGCCTTCGGGATTTATAATAAAATCTCCGGAAGCCTCTTTATACCCAATAACGGTACACCCGGTTACACTACGCAAATTAAGGTCTATCAGTGATTTATACTGGTATTTTTCAGGAAGATCCTCCATAGACACCTCTTCAAGGGTAATCGTATCTCTCCCTTCAATAGCGAGTTGCCTGACGAATTCAACCAAATCCGGGAGCACTACCAATGAAGCCATATGATCTCCTCCTATCTTATCCGGCATAATTGTTTTATCAGCACCTGCAAGCTCCAGTTTCCTTTGAGAAGATTCTTCCGAGGCCCTGCTGATGATATTCAGGTTCGAATTTAGCTGTCTTGCAGACAAGACAACAAAAAGGTTATCTGCATCATTTGGCAATGCCGATATTAACACCTGAGCGTTTATTATTCCGGCATCGAGCAGTATTTCATCTTCATTCGCATTTCCGTGAATAAACAGGATATTTTCGTCCATCTCCTTTTCGATCACCTCCTCGTTACTTTCTATCACCACAAAAGGCTTTTTATAACGCAATAACTTAAGCGCTGCTTGTTTTCCGTTTCTTCCGTAACCACATATAATAACATGATTATCGAGCTGATTAATTTTTCGCTTCATCCTTCTCAATTTTATTTGCTGAACCGTGCTTCTGACCAATAAATATTCCGTTATAATCGATATTGCAAATGCAAATATGAAAACACTCGATATGATTAAAAAGATCGTAAATATTTTCGCATCACTATCTAAAGGTCTCACTTCACTAAAACCAACAGTGGTTACCGTGATAACGGTCATATAAGTAGCATCGATCCAATCGTATTCACCGAAGTACCTGTATCCAAAAACCCCAAATAGAAAAACAAACACCAGAAGTGCTATGGCAATATAGAATTTTGACCTGAAGAGTTTAAACATAAATTCTATAAATCAAAGACAGACGTTCGCTTCGTGTAAACAAGATCTTTTAACTTTAACCAGAATGCAAGATTTAAATACACTATAAACCAAACTCCCAGGGTAGCAAAAGATGCATAGATAAAGAAGAGGCGGACATTTTTTGCCTTTACCCCCATCTTTTCAGCTAAACGGGATGACACTTCAAAACCGTGCTTTTCAAAAAAGTAACGTAAGTTGCTAATTTTATTCATCGTTGTAAATATAATAACTATTCATTAATTAACTTGTTTCCAATTTCACATTGAAGACATTTATTTTTTGAACAATAGTTATTATACAAATGCAATAATGATTGACTGCCAAATGCAGAGGAGACATCAATTCCTGATTGTCTAAACCCTGTAATAATGGAATTATCCTCAGGTTTCAATGCCCCGATCATGCTAATAATTTCTTCATCAAAAGACGCTCCTGTATACTGGGCATATTTAAACTTAACGGGAATTACTGTATTAATGACTATAAGGTCGATAAAAGATCTGGTTGTTTTCTTTTTCCTTTTCAGGGCAGACTTTTTACCGAATGTATAATGAGAATCCCAATACGAGGATGCCACAGCATGAAAAAGTTTATAACACGCCTCCATCGAGTTTAATTCAATAACTTTTGAGAACAAATGCTCTTCATTACTGTATAGGCTGCAAAATTGTGATAACCTGATGGTCGGGAAATTGTTCGGCCGCAGTCTGAAGAAAGAAGGGGCTACAACTGATTCATTGCTCAGATTGAACTTATTTTTCAGAAAAGCGTATTGATCCCGCAACGCTATAAAATAAGCATCCGGAAGACCGGCATCTAACAATCCTGCCATACCGAACAATAAAGCCTCAAACGATTGCCGGCTCGCCTTCACCTTCCTTATTACCCCGTATGGTATAGCTCCGGCTATACTTGCAAATGAATCTGCATTTATTTTAAACCCGAAATTGCGGATTAAAGAACTGAATACAATGTCATCCCAGTCATTATTATTTAACTGCAACTCCTTTTCTATTTTCTTGGTTTTATGCTGTAAGCGTTCAAAATACAAACGCTCTGACCAACGATGCCTCAACAAAGGATTTATATCCGATATACTGTCTTCACAATTGATAAATTGTTTTTTAGCCGACATCAGCTTCTTATAATTTGTCAATGCACTACAAGAAACATAT of the Zhouia spongiae genome contains:
- a CDS encoding DUF2851 family protein; protein product: MNEQLMHFLWKFRKFGFNELYSTNGELIRVVSTGIHNGNAGPDFFNARIEIGGQLWAGNVEIHIKASDWYLHGHEKDKNYQNVILHVVWEDDVEVFSANNRLIPAFEIRKYVSCSALTNYKKLMSAKKQFINCEDSISDINPLLRHRWSERLYFERLQHKTKKIEKELQLNNNDWDDIVFSSLIRNFGFKINADSFASIAGAIPYGVIRKVKASRQSFEALLFGMAGLLDAGLPDAYFIALRDQYAFLKNKFNLSNESVVAPSFFRLRPNNFPTIRLSQFCSLYSNEEHLFSKVIELNSMEACYKLFHAVASSYWDSHYTFGKKSALKRKKKTTRSFIDLIVINTVIPVKFKYAQYTGASFDEEIISMIGALKPEDNSIITGFRQSGIDVSSAFGSQSLLHLYNNYCSKNKCLQCEIGNKLINE
- a CDS encoding PspC domain-containing protein, coding for MNKISNLRYFFEKHGFEVSSRLAEKMGVKAKNVRLFFIYASFATLGVWFIVYLNLAFWLKLKDLVYTKRTSVFDL
- a CDS encoding potassium channel family protein, which encodes MFKLFRSKFYIAIALLVFVFLFGVFGYRYFGEYDWIDATYMTVITVTTVGFSEVRPLDSDAKIFTIFLIISSVFIFAFAISIITEYLLVRSTVQQIKLRRMKRKINQLDNHVIICGYGRNGKQAALKLLRYKKPFVVIESNEEVIEKEMDENILFIHGNANEDEILLDAGIINAQVLISALPNDADNLFVVLSARQLNSNLNIISRASEESSQRKLELAGADKTIMPDKIGGDHMASLVVLPDLVEFVRQLAIEGRDTITLEEVSMEDLPEKYQYKSLIDLNLRSVTGCTVIGYKEASGDFIINPEGDTRLLPSCKLVVLGRPEQIKRLNEMFHIKESYA